From one Lycium ferocissimum isolate CSIRO_LF1 chromosome 5, AGI_CSIRO_Lferr_CH_V1, whole genome shotgun sequence genomic stretch:
- the LOC132058495 gene encoding spermidine hydroxycinnamoyl transferase-like translates to MKVSLKKHWLVKPAEPTWNGTVSLSECDQTFSLVHVPTIYYYRLCHDCDTSIIKTSLSKALVHFYPLAGRLRWIEGSRLELDCDASGVVLMEAETNAKLDDLGDFSLSPDYSISLFPRVDYTIPIDELPLLFVQLTKFQCGGIALSFAISHAVVDGQSALCFLFEWARLALGEPLMSAPVHDRKVLRAGEPAIRPPTFEHLQFNPPPLLIGKSSTEYEKKNVTKGSMLKLTKNQVEMLRKKANQGRNLEDNKERSYTRYEVVTAHIWRCACKARGHKFEKPTNLSICIDIRNRMNPPLPKPYFGNAIIDVVATGVSGDIASGPLECAARRVRTAIEMVTSDYINSVINFLKKQEDLSKYQDIHAIRSEDGPSYDNPNLAVTSWISLPLLGLDFGWGKEIYMSPGIEYDGDCVILPGNEGHGSLIVAIGLQADHGEAFKKFFYEDIKC, encoded by the coding sequence ATGAAGGTTAGCTTGAAGAAGCATTGGCTAGTGAAGCCAGCAGAGCCAACGTGGAATGGCACTGTCTCCTTATCAGAGTGTGATCAAACATTTTCTTTAGTTCACGTACCAACCATATATTACTATAGGCTTTGCCATGATTGTGATACATCAATCATCAAGACCTCACTGAGCAAAGCACTAGTACACTTCTATCCACTAGCTGGCCGTTTGCGTTGGATCGAAGGGTCTCGCCTCGAGCTCGACTGTGATGCCTCGGGAGTCGTGCTCATGGAAGCTGAAACTAATGCCAAGCTAGATGATCTAGGAGATTTCTCGCTTTCTCCCGATTATAGTATTAGCTTGTTTCCTCGTGTAGATTACACGATCCCGATTGATGAACTCCCTTTGTTGTTTGTGCAGCTTACTAAGTTCCAGTGTGGTGGCATTGCTCTCAGTTTTGCAATCTCACATGCTGTGGTTGATGGCCAAAGTGCTCTCTGTTTCTTATTCGAATGGGCCAGGCTTGCTCTTGGAGAGCCATTGATGTCTGCTCCGGTTCATGACCGGAAAGTTCTCCGAGCCGGGGAACCTGCCATCAGACCTCCAACTTTTGAGCATTTACAGTTTAATCCACCACCACTTTTAATAGGCAAGTCTAGCACTGAATACGAGAAGAAAAATGTAACGAAAGGGTCTATGCTAAAACTTACTAAAAACCAAGTTGAAATGTTGAGAAAAAAAGCGAACCAAGGAAGAAACTTAGAGGATAATAAAGAGCGTAGTTACACACGTTATGAAGTGGTGACTGCTCATATATGGAGATGTGCATGCAAGGCAAGAGGTCATAAATTTGAGAAGCCTACTAATTTATCCATTTGTATTGACATACGCAACAGAATGAACCCACCTTTGCCTAAACCTTACTTTGGCAATGCCATCATTGATGTCGTCGCCACCGGGGTCTCGGGCGACATCGCCTCGGGACCATTAGAGTGTGCTGCTAGAAGGGTTAGAACAGCCATTGAAATGGTAACAAGTGATTACATAAATTCGGTGatcaatttcttgaaaaaacAGGAggatttatcaaaatatcaagacATTCATGCAATCAGAAGCGAGGATGGGCCTTCCTATGACAACCCTAATCTTGCGGTGACAAGCTGGATAAGTTTGCCACTGTTAGGGTTGGATTTTGGGTGGGGAAAGGAGATATATATGAGCCCTGGAATTGAGTATGATGGTGACTGCGTGATACTCCCAGGGAATGAAGGGCATGGATCTTTGATTGTTGCAATTGGTCTTCAAGCTGATCACGGGGAAGCTTTCAAGAAATTCTTTTATGAAGACATCAAATgttga